A window from Cinclus cinclus chromosome 4, bCinCin1.1, whole genome shotgun sequence encodes these proteins:
- the TCP11L2 gene encoding T-complex protein 11-like protein 2 isoform X1, producing the protein MPLSDDQNSDSDSSRLSESTASSSDSEYSRQSFNSDSSSKPSSPASASPPKVITFDELMAATRNLSNWTLAHEIAVNANFCIKHEDYPQNSFAGTVKQIVHKAFWDHLESELNEDPPEYEHAIKLFEEIKEILLSFLTPGANRIHNQICEVLDTDLIRQQAEHNAVDIPGLANYIINTMGKLCAPIRDNDIKQLKATDNIVELLRQIFHVLDLMKVDMANYTIKSLRPYLWHNLVDYERTKFQEILEETPSALNLTTEWIKESIEDELSSISHESSSSPGADSSSKPIISPTLVLNNGYLKLLQWDYCKTIPETLITDEVRLQELREKLNELKVIACVSLITNNMVGAAIVDVPDFADQLKRISLPLLEGMNKKSFDLKEALNAIGFQICSAVNKSLSERGLPTLSEEMQSNLMGQIAHIVEKNNPVCSLIDKRIQLFMRSLLALPSFQKCMPTVPGGLSVIQTEIELLGSQYASIVNFNKKVYGPFYANILRKLLFPEAAMEKTEAETSSS; encoded by the exons CAGCAAGCCCTCCCAAGGTTATCACATTTGATGAACTGATGGCAGCTACAAGAAATCTGTCAAACTGGACTCTAGCTCATGAAATTGCTGTAAATGCAAATTTTTGCATAAAACACGAAGACTACCCACAAAACAG CTTTGCAGGCACAGTGAAACAAATAGTACACAAGGCCTTTTGGGATCATTTGGAATCAGAACTGAATGAAGATCCTCCAGAATATGAACATGCTATCAAGCTTTTTGAGGAAATTAAGGAG attcttctttccttcctgactCCTGGAGCCAATAGGATTCACAATCAAATTTGTGAAGTTTTAGATACAGATCTTATAAGACAGCAGGCAGAACACAACGCTGTTGATATTCCTGGGCTAGCTAACTATATCATCAACACTATGGGGAAGTTATGTGCTCCAATAAGGGACAACGACATAAAACAGTTAAAAGCGACTGACAATATTGTAGAGTTACTGAG ACAAATATTCCATGTTTTAGACCTGATGAAAGTGGATATGGCAAATTACACAATTAAAAGCCTTAGACCATACCTCTGGCATAACTTGGTGGACTACGAAAGAacaaaatttcaggaaattctTGAAGAAACACCAA GTGCCCTGAATCTCACAACAGAATGGATAAAGGAATCAATAGAAGATGAATTGTCATCTATTTCTCATGAGTCTTCGTCATCCCCTGGTGCTGATAGTAGTTCAAAACCAATTATTAGTCCTACACTGGTGCTAAACAATGGCTACTTGAAACTGTTACAGTGGGATTATTGCAAAACAATTCCAGAg ACTCTAATAACAGATGAAGTTCGTCTTCAGGAGTTAAGAGAAAAGCTCAATGAATTAAAAGTCATAGCTTGTGTTTCTCTCATAACAAACAACATGGTGGGTGCAGCAATTGTAGATGTGCCTGATTTTGCTGACCAGTTGAAAAGGATCTCCCTTCCTCTTCTTGAAGGCATGAACAAGAA aAGTTTTGATTTGAAGGAGGCTCTGAATGCTATTGGCTTCCAGATTTGCAGCGCAGTGAACAAGTCTCTAAGTGAAAGAGGTCTTCCTACTCTTAGTGAAGAAATGCAGAGCAATTTAATGGGTCAAATTGCTCATATTGTTGAAAAGAATAATCCTGTCTGTTCTTTGATTG ACAAACGGATCCAGCTCTTCATGAGAAGCTTGCTTGCTCTTCCAAGTTTCCAGAAGTGTATGCCTACTGTGCCAGGAGGCCTTTCTGTAATTCAGACAGAGATAGAGTTGCTGGGATCTCAGTATGCAAGCATTGTAAACTTCAATAAAAAAGTGTATGGACCATTCTATGCAAATATACtaagaaaactgctttttcctGAGGCAGCAATggagaaaacagaagcagaaacatCTAGCAGTTAA
- the TCP11L2 gene encoding T-complex protein 11-like protein 2 isoform X2: MPLSDDQNSDSDSSRLSESTASSSDSEYSRQSFNSDSSSKPSSPASSPPKVITFDELMAATRNLSNWTLAHEIAVNANFCIKHEDYPQNSFAGTVKQIVHKAFWDHLESELNEDPPEYEHAIKLFEEIKEILLSFLTPGANRIHNQICEVLDTDLIRQQAEHNAVDIPGLANYIINTMGKLCAPIRDNDIKQLKATDNIVELLRQIFHVLDLMKVDMANYTIKSLRPYLWHNLVDYERTKFQEILEETPSALNLTTEWIKESIEDELSSISHESSSSPGADSSSKPIISPTLVLNNGYLKLLQWDYCKTIPETLITDEVRLQELREKLNELKVIACVSLITNNMVGAAIVDVPDFADQLKRISLPLLEGMNKKSFDLKEALNAIGFQICSAVNKSLSERGLPTLSEEMQSNLMGQIAHIVEKNNPVCSLIDKRIQLFMRSLLALPSFQKCMPTVPGGLSVIQTEIELLGSQYASIVNFNKKVYGPFYANILRKLLFPEAAMEKTEAETSSS; encoded by the exons CAAGCCCTCCCAAGGTTATCACATTTGATGAACTGATGGCAGCTACAAGAAATCTGTCAAACTGGACTCTAGCTCATGAAATTGCTGTAAATGCAAATTTTTGCATAAAACACGAAGACTACCCACAAAACAG CTTTGCAGGCACAGTGAAACAAATAGTACACAAGGCCTTTTGGGATCATTTGGAATCAGAACTGAATGAAGATCCTCCAGAATATGAACATGCTATCAAGCTTTTTGAGGAAATTAAGGAG attcttctttccttcctgactCCTGGAGCCAATAGGATTCACAATCAAATTTGTGAAGTTTTAGATACAGATCTTATAAGACAGCAGGCAGAACACAACGCTGTTGATATTCCTGGGCTAGCTAACTATATCATCAACACTATGGGGAAGTTATGTGCTCCAATAAGGGACAACGACATAAAACAGTTAAAAGCGACTGACAATATTGTAGAGTTACTGAG ACAAATATTCCATGTTTTAGACCTGATGAAAGTGGATATGGCAAATTACACAATTAAAAGCCTTAGACCATACCTCTGGCATAACTTGGTGGACTACGAAAGAacaaaatttcaggaaattctTGAAGAAACACCAA GTGCCCTGAATCTCACAACAGAATGGATAAAGGAATCAATAGAAGATGAATTGTCATCTATTTCTCATGAGTCTTCGTCATCCCCTGGTGCTGATAGTAGTTCAAAACCAATTATTAGTCCTACACTGGTGCTAAACAATGGCTACTTGAAACTGTTACAGTGGGATTATTGCAAAACAATTCCAGAg ACTCTAATAACAGATGAAGTTCGTCTTCAGGAGTTAAGAGAAAAGCTCAATGAATTAAAAGTCATAGCTTGTGTTTCTCTCATAACAAACAACATGGTGGGTGCAGCAATTGTAGATGTGCCTGATTTTGCTGACCAGTTGAAAAGGATCTCCCTTCCTCTTCTTGAAGGCATGAACAAGAA aAGTTTTGATTTGAAGGAGGCTCTGAATGCTATTGGCTTCCAGATTTGCAGCGCAGTGAACAAGTCTCTAAGTGAAAGAGGTCTTCCTACTCTTAGTGAAGAAATGCAGAGCAATTTAATGGGTCAAATTGCTCATATTGTTGAAAAGAATAATCCTGTCTGTTCTTTGATTG ACAAACGGATCCAGCTCTTCATGAGAAGCTTGCTTGCTCTTCCAAGTTTCCAGAAGTGTATGCCTACTGTGCCAGGAGGCCTTTCTGTAATTCAGACAGAGATAGAGTTGCTGGGATCTCAGTATGCAAGCATTGTAAACTTCAATAAAAAAGTGTATGGACCATTCTATGCAAATATACtaagaaaactgctttttcctGAGGCAGCAATggagaaaacagaagcagaaacatCTAGCAGTTAA
- the TCP11L2 gene encoding T-complex protein 11-like protein 2 isoform X3 — MAATRNLSNWTLAHEIAVNANFCIKHEDYPQNSFAGTVKQIVHKAFWDHLESELNEDPPEYEHAIKLFEEIKEILLSFLTPGANRIHNQICEVLDTDLIRQQAEHNAVDIPGLANYIINTMGKLCAPIRDNDIKQLKATDNIVELLRQIFHVLDLMKVDMANYTIKSLRPYLWHNLVDYERTKFQEILEETPSALNLTTEWIKESIEDELSSISHESSSSPGADSSSKPIISPTLVLNNGYLKLLQWDYCKTIPETLITDEVRLQELREKLNELKVIACVSLITNNMVGAAIVDVPDFADQLKRISLPLLEGMNKKSFDLKEALNAIGFQICSAVNKSLSERGLPTLSEEMQSNLMGQIAHIVEKNNPVCSLIDKRIQLFMRSLLALPSFQKCMPTVPGGLSVIQTEIELLGSQYASIVNFNKKVYGPFYANILRKLLFPEAAMEKTEAETSSS, encoded by the exons ATGGCAGCTACAAGAAATCTGTCAAACTGGACTCTAGCTCATGAAATTGCTGTAAATGCAAATTTTTGCATAAAACACGAAGACTACCCACAAAACAG CTTTGCAGGCACAGTGAAACAAATAGTACACAAGGCCTTTTGGGATCATTTGGAATCAGAACTGAATGAAGATCCTCCAGAATATGAACATGCTATCAAGCTTTTTGAGGAAATTAAGGAG attcttctttccttcctgactCCTGGAGCCAATAGGATTCACAATCAAATTTGTGAAGTTTTAGATACAGATCTTATAAGACAGCAGGCAGAACACAACGCTGTTGATATTCCTGGGCTAGCTAACTATATCATCAACACTATGGGGAAGTTATGTGCTCCAATAAGGGACAACGACATAAAACAGTTAAAAGCGACTGACAATATTGTAGAGTTACTGAG ACAAATATTCCATGTTTTAGACCTGATGAAAGTGGATATGGCAAATTACACAATTAAAAGCCTTAGACCATACCTCTGGCATAACTTGGTGGACTACGAAAGAacaaaatttcaggaaattctTGAAGAAACACCAA GTGCCCTGAATCTCACAACAGAATGGATAAAGGAATCAATAGAAGATGAATTGTCATCTATTTCTCATGAGTCTTCGTCATCCCCTGGTGCTGATAGTAGTTCAAAACCAATTATTAGTCCTACACTGGTGCTAAACAATGGCTACTTGAAACTGTTACAGTGGGATTATTGCAAAACAATTCCAGAg ACTCTAATAACAGATGAAGTTCGTCTTCAGGAGTTAAGAGAAAAGCTCAATGAATTAAAAGTCATAGCTTGTGTTTCTCTCATAACAAACAACATGGTGGGTGCAGCAATTGTAGATGTGCCTGATTTTGCTGACCAGTTGAAAAGGATCTCCCTTCCTCTTCTTGAAGGCATGAACAAGAA aAGTTTTGATTTGAAGGAGGCTCTGAATGCTATTGGCTTCCAGATTTGCAGCGCAGTGAACAAGTCTCTAAGTGAAAGAGGTCTTCCTACTCTTAGTGAAGAAATGCAGAGCAATTTAATGGGTCAAATTGCTCATATTGTTGAAAAGAATAATCCTGTCTGTTCTTTGATTG ACAAACGGATCCAGCTCTTCATGAGAAGCTTGCTTGCTCTTCCAAGTTTCCAGAAGTGTATGCCTACTGTGCCAGGAGGCCTTTCTGTAATTCAGACAGAGATAGAGTTGCTGGGATCTCAGTATGCAAGCATTGTAAACTTCAATAAAAAAGTGTATGGACCATTCTATGCAAATATACtaagaaaactgctttttcctGAGGCAGCAATggagaaaacagaagcagaaacatCTAGCAGTTAA